The DNA sequence CCTGCGCCGGGATCGCCGGCACCGGCTCGGTCTTCGGGAGCAGCCCGGTGCGGTGGCTGAACAGCGACGGCGGGATCGTCAGCCGCGCGGTCACGCCGCCGGTGGTCGGCGTCGCGAGCAGTTCGACGCCCAGTTCGTGGCGCCGCGCCAGGCGGCCGACCACGAACAGGCCGAGCACGCTGGTCGGCGCGAGCTCGAGGCGCTCGCGCTCGACGAGCCGCTTGTTCTCCTCGGCCAGCTTCTCCGCGGTCATGCCGATGCCGTGGTCGACGACGTTCACCAGGCACGAGCCGTCGGCGAGGAGCATCGTGTCCACCTCGACCATCGACCCCGGCGGCGAGAACGACGTCGCGTTCTCCAGCAGCTCGGCGAACACCAGCACCAGGTCGGCGCCGAGGGCCGAGGACAGCAGGATTTCGGCGACGACGCCGAGCTTCACCCGCTGGTAGTCCTCGATTTCGGCGAGCGCGGAGCGCAGCGCCGTCGACAGCCCGATCGGGCCGGCGATGCGGGTTTCGTCGCGGGTGCCGGAGACGACGAGCAGGTTGTCCGCGTTCCGGCGGAGGCGGGTGGAGAGGTGGTCGAGCCGGTAGAGGCTGGCCAGCAGCCGGGTGTCCTGCTCGTTGCGCTCGACCTCGTCGATCAGCGCCAGCTGGCGGCCGACGAGGTTCTGCGTGCGCTTGGCGACGTTCGCGAACATCAGGCTGGTGTTGCGCCGGGTGAGCGCCTGCCGCTCGACCAGCTCGGCCGCGGTGGTCTGGACCCGGTTGAACGCGGCGGCCAGCTTGCCGAGCTCGTCGTCGGAGACGACGTCGATGGTGGCCAGCCGCGGGACCTGTTCCTCGGCCTCTTCGGTGTCGGTCACGCGGACGAGCTCGGTGCCGGCCAGGTCGGCGACCGACGTCGCCGCCGTGGTCAGCCGCCGCAGCGGCTGCGCGATCGAGCGGGCGACCGCGACGGCGAGGAAGGCGACCAGCAGGAACAGCGCGGCCGCGCCGATGCCGACCGTCCAGGCCAGCCGGGTGCCGGCGTCGGCGCGGCCGGTCGCCGCGTCGGCGATTTCGCCGGTGACCTTCTCCTGCACGAGTTTCCGCTGCCCCGCCTGGGCTTCCGACGCGCTCAGGACGTCGGCGACGTACTGGATCGTCCCGGCCGAGTCGCGGGGGTTGTCGATCTGGGCGGCGAGGTCGTTGATCCGGCGGCCCGCTTCGCTCTGCTCGACGTTGACGACCAGCGCGGACTGCGAACGGTCGGTCTCGTCGTCGGCCTGCTGGACGAACCGGTCGGTGAAGATCGGCGCCTGCTGGGTCGCGTCGTCCAAGATGGACCGGCCGGCCTCGGGCGACACCGCGGTCACGATCAACGCCATGCCGCGCAACGAGTTCTCCTCGTTGGCGCGCAGCAGCGCCTCCAGCGCGGTCAGCTCCCGCGTGCCCTCGGCGTCGCTGGTCAGCTGCGGGACGAGCCGCAGCGAGTCGATCACCGCGCCGATCACCGCGTGGTAGGTGCGGGCGACGCTGTCGAGCGCGACGCCGCGGCGCTCCGCGTTCTGCCGGAGCTCGTTCAGCGAGCCGACCCGGGTCAGCGCGGCGGCCAGCTCGTCCGGCGCGTCGGAACCCAGCGACGACCGCACGTTCTCGACCGCCGCGTTCACCGCCTTCTGCTGCTGCAGCATCCGGTCGGCGGACATCGACGGCGTGGCGACGTAGGCGCCGGTCAGCAGCCGCTCGCGCTGCAGCTGCCAGACCAGGCCGCCGAGCTGCTGGGTGTGCCGCGCGACCGTCGCCGACTGCGCCGCGGCCACGGCGCTGGTCGCCTGCGTCAGCACGAACGGCACCGATACCAGCACCACCGCGACCAGCGGTGGCAGGAGCAGCAGGTTCAGCTTGCCGCGAATGCCGAGCCGGGCGAGGAAACCCCCGCCGCCCGCACGTTTCGCGGTCGCCCCGCCGTGCTTCATCCCGCCACCTTCCCGTCTTCCGTTCTCACTCGACCGCGGCGACCCGGCTCACGTGGCCGCGGTGCTGCTCCCGGACCAGGTCCTCGATCCGGGCGCGCAGCGCGAGGAACCGCGGTTCGCGCTTCACCGCCAGGTCGCGCTCGGCGGGCAGCTCCACCTCGACGTCGGCGGCGATCCGCCCCGGGTCGGAGGCGAGCACGACCACCCGGCCGCCGAGGAACACCGCTTCCTCGACGTCGTGGGTGACCATCAGCACCGTCGTGCCCGTGTCGGCCCACACCTGGCGGATCAGCACCTGCATGTCCTCTTTGGTCTGGACGTCCAAGGCGCCGAAGGGTTCGTCCAGCAGCAGCACATCCGGCTCGCACGCGAGGGCGCGCGCGATCGCGACGCGCTGCTTCTGGCCGCCGGAAAGCTGTTTCGGCAGCGACTTGCGCACGGTGTCCAGGCCGGTTTCGGCGAGGTACCAGTCGACGCGCTCGGCGCGCTCGGCCGCGTCGAGCGCCAGCAGCTCCAGTCCGAACGCGACGTTCTTCTCGACGTTGCGCCACGGGTAGAGCGCACCGGACTGGAAGACGAGCCCGCGGTCCGGCCCGGGGCCGGTCACCGGGACGCCGTCGAGCACGATCTCGCCGCCGGTCGGCCGGTCGAGCCCGGCCACCAGCGACAGCAGCGTCGACTTGCCGGAGCCGCTCGCGCCGACGACGCAGACGAACTCGCCGCGCAGCACTTCGAGGTCCACGCCGTCGAGCGCGCGGGTCACCCGGCCGCGGACGGTGTAGTCCTTGGCGACGTTCCGCAGTTCCAGCGTCATGCCGCCCACTTCCCCACCCGCGTGCGCAGCAGGCGCAGCAGGACGTCGATGACGAGCCCGGCGATCCCGATGACCACGAGCACGGCGAAGATCTTGTCCGTCTGCAGGAACCGCTGCGCGCGGACGATCCGGTAGCCGAGGCCCGCCGAGGAGTTGATCAGCTCGGCGACGACGACGAAGTTCCACGCCGCGGCGGCGTTGACCCGGATCGCGTCGATCATGCCCGGCAGCGAGTGCGGCACGACGACCTTGCGCAGCACCTCGCCCCGGCGCGCGCCGAGCGTGTAGGAGACGTCGAGGAGCGAGCGCGGCACGCCGCGGACGACGTCGGCGGTCATCAGGGTGTTGAAGAAGACCGTGCCGATGAAGAGGATGGCGATCTTCGACGGCTCGCCGAGGCCGAGCCAGATGATCAGCAGCGGGATGAACGCGCTCGCCGGCAGGTAGCGCAGCAGCCCGATCAGCGGCTCGAAGAACGCCTGCCCGGCGGCGAAGGTGCCCATCAGGATGCCGAGCGGCACCGAGACCAGCACGGCCAGGCCGAAGCCTTCGAGGACGCGCTGGGTGGTCGCCCAGAGGTCGCCGAAGAGCTCGCCGCTGCTCGCCATGTCGAGCCCGGCCTTGAGCACGGCGGCCGGGGACGGCAGGAACGTCGAGTCGACGGCGCCGCTGACGCTCAGCACGACCCAGGCGAGGAACGGGATCGCGAACGACAGCACCGCCAGCGTCCAGCGAGCGCCCGCGGAGATGGGCGTGCGCAGGGAAAACAGCGCCGAGGCGCGCTTCGGCGGGGTCCGGCGCGGCAGGGTGGTCCAGGCGGGACGGCCCCGCCTGGACTCCTGCGCTTCGGCGAGCCGCTGCTCGGCTTCCAGTGCCTCGGCGGCCCGTTCGTCGGCGGTACTCGCCGAGGTGGTGCGCTGGGACGGACCGGTCACTGCGGTGCGGCCTTCACGAACTGGTCGTCGAACAACCCGTCGAGCGACGGCCGCTGCTGGGCGAGCCCGGTGTTCACGATGAAGTCGATGATCTTGTTCGCCTGGAAGTCGAGGTGCTGCGCGGTGACGCCGGGGGTGAACGCGTCGAGGTTCTGCTGGCGCGTGAAGATCGTGGTGCCGGCGTCGTAAGTCTTGTAGTCGGCGTCGGAGACGCCGCCGCGCTTGGCCATGATCCCGACGGCCGCGTCCTTGTTGTTCTTGATCCAGGTCAGCGTCTCGAACCAGGTGTTGACCAGCGCCTGGACGTCCTTCGGGTGGTCCTTGACCAGCTTCTGCGACGTGACGAGGTGGTCCGGGATGGCGCCGGGGAACTCCGCCGACGTCGAGATCGCGCGGCTGCCGGGGCGCTCCAGCGCCTTCGAGGTGAACGGCGCGAACGCACCCACCGCGTCGACCTGGCCGGCGACGAACGCGGCCGCGGCGGCGTCGGTCGGCAGGTTGACGAGCTGGATGTCCTTTTCGGACAGCTTCGCCGCCTGGAGCGCGAGCAGCAGCAGGTAGTGGTCCACCGTCCCCTGCTCGACCGCGACCTTCTTGCCCTTCAGGTCGGCGATCGCGTTGATCCCGTCCCGCGCGATGATCTTGTCGTTGCCGGTGGAGTTGTCGTTCACCAGCACGATCGACAGCTTGGCGCCGCCGGACGCCGAGGACAGCGTGTCGTTGAGGGTCTGGCTGTTCGCGTCGATCGCGCCGCTGGAGAGGGCGTTGATGCTGTCGGTGTAGTTGTCGAAGTACTTGAGGTCGACGTTCACGCCGTTCTTGGCGAACAGGCCCTGTTCCTGCGCCACCTGCCAAGGGAACCACCCCGGCCAGGCGCTGAACCCGAGCGTGATCTTGCCGCCGCTGCCCGAGGCGGAGCTGTCGCTGCACCCGGAGAGCGCGGTGACTCCCACGAGGGTGAGCAAGGTGAGGAGCACCGTCAGCGGACGGGGTCGAGGACGGGAAATCACAACGAACTCCAGAGTGCGGGGGAAGTGGAGTGGTGCCGTACCTAACGGGGGAATTGCGGTGCTCGGGGCTACAGGTCGTGACGACGAGCGGGTGGACAGGGCCGAGCTGCGCCACCGCGCACGGTCATCGCTGCTCTCTTCCAGCCGCACCTGATCGGGTCATAGCGAGAGAACGCGAGACAAGGATTACCCACCACGATGTGAACGCAGCACTGAGCGTGCCAGGTCAGCCACCCCTTGTCCCTCTCCCGGCGGACACCCTAGCGAGTGACACAAGATCACCACAACGCCCCAGCGGTGCATCCGAATGAGTGACCATCAACTGTGTCAACCAGCAACATCGGCCCTTCCGAAGATCAACTTCGAGCTGGTTTCTGTCGGCCGCCCGGTCAAGATCGGGTCGCGGACCGGCTCCGGTCGCGTGCAGTTGCACGGGCTGTAGTCCTCCGGCGTTACACCTCAGGACGTTGAT is a window from the Amycolatopsis sp. cg9 genome containing:
- a CDS encoding nitrate- and nitrite sensing domain-containing protein, with the translated sequence MKHGGATAKRAGGGGFLARLGIRGKLNLLLLPPLVAVVLVSVPFVLTQATSAVAAAQSATVARHTQQLGGLVWQLQRERLLTGAYVATPSMSADRMLQQQKAVNAAVENVRSSLGSDAPDELAAALTRVGSLNELRQNAERRGVALDSVARTYHAVIGAVIDSLRLVPQLTSDAEGTRELTALEALLRANEENSLRGMALIVTAVSPEAGRSILDDATQQAPIFTDRFVQQADDETDRSQSALVVNVEQSEAGRRINDLAAQIDNPRDSAGTIQYVADVLSASEAQAGQRKLVQEKVTGEIADAATGRADAGTRLAWTVGIGAAALFLLVAFLAVAVARSIAQPLRRLTTAATSVADLAGTELVRVTDTEEAEEQVPRLATIDVVSDDELGKLAAAFNRVQTTAAELVERQALTRRNTSLMFANVAKRTQNLVGRQLALIDEVERNEQDTRLLASLYRLDHLSTRLRRNADNLLVVSGTRDETRIAGPIGLSTALRSALAEIEDYQRVKLGVVAEILLSSALGADLVLVFAELLENATSFSPPGSMVEVDTMLLADGSCLVNVVDHGIGMTAEKLAEENKRLVERERLELAPTSVLGLFVVGRLARRHELGVELLATPTTGGVTARLTIPPSLFSHRTGLLPKTEPVPAIPAQVSPAPKPRPAEAAAVAAAATSLSTLDELRPVARPAELPAPAIPALLGNGNGFRWFNQLEPVWPDAEPAEPPAADPEPETRGGLRRRVRGAQLPEPGTTAPSAEGKPRHDPDATKLAMDGFQSAFAKAAEVSAMETAPPASPPTALSRESADLGAALSRESAAPAPAASVSSPGDGASLPVRVPGDSAMPGGAPRAVAPPAATPPSRDGLVRRVPGAQLAPGLRQQPAGRPIARAVVNRSKRDPAAERAAFDAFAAGLAKADVVTADSPPQGVVAGRVMERGEESRK
- a CDS encoding ABC transporter ATP-binding protein; translated protein: MTLELRNVAKDYTVRGRVTRALDGVDLEVLRGEFVCVVGASGSGKSTLLSLVAGLDRPTGGEIVLDGVPVTGPGPDRGLVFQSGALYPWRNVEKNVAFGLELLALDAAERAERVDWYLAETGLDTVRKSLPKQLSGGQKQRVAIARALACEPDVLLLDEPFGALDVQTKEDMQVLIRQVWADTGTTVLMVTHDVEEAVFLGGRVVVLASDPGRIAADVEVELPAERDLAVKREPRFLALRARIEDLVREQHRGHVSRVAAVE
- a CDS encoding ABC transporter permease — translated: MTGPSQRTTSASTADERAAEALEAEQRLAEAQESRRGRPAWTTLPRRTPPKRASALFSLRTPISAGARWTLAVLSFAIPFLAWVVLSVSGAVDSTFLPSPAAVLKAGLDMASSGELFGDLWATTQRVLEGFGLAVLVSVPLGILMGTFAAGQAFFEPLIGLLRYLPASAFIPLLIIWLGLGEPSKIAILFIGTVFFNTLMTADVVRGVPRSLLDVSYTLGARRGEVLRKVVVPHSLPGMIDAIRVNAAAAWNFVVVAELINSSAGLGYRIVRAQRFLQTDKIFAVLVVIGIAGLVIDVLLRLLRTRVGKWAA
- a CDS encoding ABC transporter substrate-binding protein, which codes for MLTLVGVTALSGCSDSSASGSGGKITLGFSAWPGWFPWQVAQEQGLFAKNGVNVDLKYFDNYTDSINALSSGAIDANSQTLNDTLSSASGGAKLSIVLVNDNSTGNDKIIARDGINAIADLKGKKVAVEQGTVDHYLLLLALQAAKLSEKDIQLVNLPTDAAAAAFVAGQVDAVGAFAPFTSKALERPGSRAISTSAEFPGAIPDHLVTSQKLVKDHPKDVQALVNTWFETLTWIKNNKDAAVGIMAKRGGVSDADYKTYDAGTTIFTRQQNLDAFTPGVTAQHLDFQANKIIDFIVNTGLAQQRPSLDGLFDDQFVKAAPQ